A single genomic interval of Spirosoma taeanense harbors:
- a CDS encoding DUF5694 domain-containing protein, with the protein MQIRFVFFAALVSLACSFSAYSQKTDIMLLGSDHFSQLYKSSNPNTDVLLPQRQKEINEFIASVIRYNPDQILVEVLPENQQKIDSLYALYVSDKINLEDIEDGRSEVYQLAFRLARQLRLPKIYCVNAPGGTSQSILDNGDNINLYKEEGRALRAMVMEKISAFEENKLSLKDYLAFINQPSTYNKVYRLRYITPLRVTNGTFKNPDAMVDTAFINPKYIGAELTSIFKNRDYKIYSNIVTTQMKTRAKRVLLIIGAAHIGSLKSIFRDDDEYNLVDTNKFLQK; encoded by the coding sequence ATGCAAATTAGGTTTGTCTTTTTCGCAGCACTAGTTTCTTTAGCCTGCTCCTTTTCAGCGTATAGCCAGAAAACGGATATTATGCTCTTGGGATCGGACCATTTTAGTCAACTCTACAAGAGTAGTAATCCCAATACGGATGTTCTACTCCCTCAGCGCCAAAAAGAAATCAACGAGTTTATAGCGTCGGTTATACGGTATAACCCTGACCAGATACTAGTTGAAGTCCTACCTGAAAACCAGCAGAAAATAGACAGTTTATATGCGCTTTACGTTTCGGATAAAATAAACCTTGAGGATATAGAGGATGGCAGAAGCGAAGTATATCAATTAGCCTTTCGCCTGGCCAGGCAATTGAGATTACCCAAAATATACTGTGTAAACGCCCCCGGCGGGACCTCCCAGAGCATTCTGGATAATGGTGACAACATAAACCTGTACAAAGAAGAGGGCCGCGCCCTAAGAGCGATGGTGATGGAAAAGATAAGCGCGTTCGAGGAAAATAAGCTATCATTGAAGGACTACCTGGCCTTCATAAATCAGCCCAGCACTTACAATAAAGTGTACCGTCTACGATACATAACGCCATTACGCGTAACAAACGGGACTTTCAAAAACCCGGATGCTATGGTCGACACGGCATTTATCAACCCGAAGTACATTGGTGCAGAACTCACTTCTATTTTTAAAAATAGAGATTACAAAATATATTCCAACATCGTTACCACTCAAATGAAAACCAGAGCCAAACGAGTCTTATTGATCATTGGCGCTGCGCATATCGGTTCGCTGAAAAGCATCTTTCGTGATGATGACGAATACAACCTGGTAGACACAAACAAATTTTTACAGAAGTGA
- a CDS encoding class I SAM-dependent methyltransferase, which produces MEAQMEQIRDQQKETWNKFSPGWRKWDDFTMDFLRPMGDAIIHSLQLNDTDTVLDIAAGTGEPGLTIATIVKNGKVVITDLADGMLDVARDKAAQKGITNYETVLCDVCDLPFDDETFDAVSCRFGFMFFPDMQRAANEMARVLKPGGRIATAVWSTPDKNFWVTATMSTLNKHMQLPAPPPGAPGMFRCGNPGFIADLFRKAGLKNISEQEITGQVKYGDKETYWTFMNDVVAPVVAAMSKAAEAMKQKIRNDVFDLVDQKYPNTAIDYGAIVISAEK; this is translated from the coding sequence ATGGAAGCACAAATGGAACAGATTCGGGACCAGCAAAAAGAAACCTGGAACAAGTTCTCGCCCGGCTGGCGTAAATGGGACGACTTTACCATGGATTTTCTGAGACCCATGGGCGATGCGATTATCCATTCTCTTCAGTTGAACGACACGGATACAGTTCTCGATATTGCCGCCGGCACCGGTGAGCCGGGCCTGACGATAGCCACCATCGTGAAAAACGGAAAAGTCGTTATCACGGACCTGGCCGATGGGATGCTCGACGTAGCCCGCGACAAGGCTGCCCAGAAAGGCATCACCAATTACGAAACCGTCCTCTGCGACGTCTGCGACTTACCCTTCGACGATGAAACCTTCGATGCGGTCAGTTGCCGCTTCGGGTTTATGTTTTTCCCCGATATGCAACGGGCCGCCAACGAAATGGCGCGGGTACTAAAGCCCGGTGGCCGAATTGCTACGGCGGTCTGGAGCACACCCGACAAAAATTTCTGGGTGACCGCTACCATGAGTACCCTCAACAAACATATGCAGTTGCCAGCTCCGCCACCCGGCGCACCGGGCATGTTTCGTTGCGGCAATCCGGGCTTCATTGCCGATCTGTTCCGGAAGGCCGGTCTGAAGAATATTTCAGAACAGGAAATAACCGGTCAAGTGAAGTACGGTGATAAAGAAACCTACTGGACGTTCATGAACGACGTAGTGGCCCCGGTAGTTGCTGCCATGAGCAAGGCTGCTGAGGCTATGAAGCAGAAAATCCGGAACGATGTGTTCGATTTAGTCGATCAGAAATACCCGAATACGGCTATTGACTACGGAGCCATCGTCATTTCAGCGGAAAAATAG
- a CDS encoding DUF4242 domain-containing protein yields the protein MPKYVIEREIPGAGALTSEQLKGISQTSCGVLQNMGPEIQWVQSYVTGDKIYCVYIAPNADMVREHARQGGFPANSVNEVATIIDPTTAE from the coding sequence ATGCCTAAATATGTAATTGAGCGGGAAATCCCGGGAGCCGGTGCGTTAACGTCTGAACAACTCAAAGGTATTTCGCAAACCTCCTGTGGTGTCCTGCAGAATATGGGACCGGAAATCCAATGGGTACAGAGTTACGTAACCGGCGACAAAATCTACTGCGTTTACATTGCCCCCAATGCCGACATGGTCCGTGAACACGCCCGTCAGGGCGGCTTTCCAGCGAATTCGGTGAATGAAGTAGCGACCATCATCGACCCAACAACTGCCGAGTAA
- the hisS gene encoding histidine--tRNA ligase has protein sequence MQKPTLPKGTRDFGPEQMRKRLFIFDTIRQTFQRFGFQPLETPSMENLSVLMGKYGDEGDQLLFKILNSGDFAAGLTEPDLQSGSKNITPKIAEKGLRYDLTVPFARYVVMNRHALPLPFKRYQMQPVWRADRPQKGRYREFYQCDADVVGTDSLLCEAEIVLMIHEVFRNLNIQDFTLKINNRKILSGIAEVIGRPGQEGTLSVAIDKLDKIGRGKVLDELRERGFSDDAITSLEPLFAFDDLSTDQVLTQLETWLATSATAQQGITELRETLQLAAQYGLTDTHVQIDPTLARGLSYYTGAIFEVKANGVSIGSVSGGGRYDNLTGTFGMPGLSGVGISFGVDRIYDVMDELNLFPAGAGQGTRVLIVPFDAEARAVALPLLSQLRASGVAAEVYPDLVKVKKMLDYANAKAIPYVVLIGSEEVQTGELTVKNMLTGEQQKLRKDDILAFMQEKSE, from the coding sequence ATGCAAAAACCGACCTTACCCAAAGGTACCCGTGATTTCGGGCCGGAGCAGATGCGCAAACGGCTCTTTATTTTTGATACTATCCGCCAGACCTTCCAGCGGTTTGGCTTCCAGCCTTTAGAGACCCCGTCCATGGAAAACCTATCCGTGCTGATGGGGAAATACGGCGACGAAGGCGATCAGCTTCTGTTTAAAATTCTGAATTCCGGCGATTTTGCGGCTGGCCTGACCGAGCCCGATCTACAATCGGGCTCTAAAAATATAACTCCTAAGATTGCCGAAAAGGGATTACGGTATGACCTGACGGTGCCTTTTGCCCGTTACGTAGTGATGAACCGCCACGCCCTGCCGCTGCCCTTCAAACGGTATCAGATGCAGCCGGTGTGGCGGGCCGACCGTCCGCAGAAAGGCCGCTACCGCGAGTTCTACCAGTGCGACGCCGACGTGGTCGGGACGGATTCGCTGCTATGCGAGGCCGAGATTGTGCTGATGATCCACGAGGTGTTCCGGAATCTGAACATTCAGGACTTTACGCTCAAAATCAATAACCGGAAAATTCTGTCGGGGATTGCTGAGGTGATTGGACGGCCAGGGCAGGAGGGAACGCTGAGCGTGGCGATTGATAAACTGGATAAGATTGGCCGGGGGAAAGTGCTGGACGAACTGCGCGAGCGGGGTTTCTCTGACGACGCCATCACCAGCCTTGAGCCTTTGTTTGCTTTTGATGACCTCTCGACCGATCAGGTGCTAACTCAGCTCGAAACCTGGCTGGCTACGTCCGCTACGGCGCAACAGGGCATTACCGAACTACGCGAGACCCTCCAACTGGCCGCCCAGTACGGCCTGACGGATACGCACGTGCAGATTGACCCGACGCTGGCGCGGGGGCTGTCGTATTATACAGGCGCCATCTTTGAAGTAAAAGCCAACGGCGTATCCATCGGCAGCGTCAGTGGCGGTGGTCGTTACGATAACCTGACGGGCACGTTCGGCATGCCGGGGCTATCGGGGGTAGGTATTTCGTTTGGCGTCGACCGGATTTACGACGTAATGGACGAGCTGAACCTGTTTCCTGCCGGAGCCGGTCAGGGAACGCGGGTACTGATCGTGCCGTTCGATGCCGAGGCTCGTGCAGTGGCTCTGCCGCTATTGAGTCAGCTTCGGGCGTCGGGTGTGGCGGCCGAGGTGTATCCCGATCTGGTGAAGGTGAAAAAAATGCTTGATTACGCCAACGCCAAAGCCATTCCTTACGTCGTCCTGATCGGCTCGGAAGAAGTGCAGACGGGTGAGTTAACCGTCAAAAATATGCTGACCGGCGAGCAGCAGAAATTACGTAAAGACGATATTCTAGCGTTCATGCAGGAAAAGTCTGAGTAA
- a CDS encoding OsmC family protein — MRISANIKSSFNQHEITVRTDESVKELQISPKPSGFGSSINGGELLLLSLATCFCNDIYREAAKRNIPVSGVEVAFTGDFGAAGEPGTNFNYTANVMSDAPTADIEALITYTDQIAEIHNTLRNGLSITLTR, encoded by the coding sequence ATGCGTATTTCCGCCAATATAAAAAGCAGTTTCAACCAGCATGAAATCACCGTCAGGACCGATGAATCGGTCAAGGAATTGCAGATTTCGCCCAAGCCCTCTGGTTTTGGCTCGTCCATAAATGGTGGGGAACTCCTGCTCCTATCCCTGGCGACCTGTTTCTGCAACGACATCTATCGGGAGGCCGCCAAACGAAATATCCCGGTTTCGGGCGTAGAGGTGGCGTTTACCGGCGACTTTGGCGCAGCCGGTGAGCCCGGCACCAATTTCAACTACACAGCCAACGTCATGTCCGACGCCCCAACGGCTGATATTGAAGCTCTGATTACATACACCGACCAGATCGCCGAAATCCATAATACGCTGCGGAACGGGCTCAGCATTACCCTGACCCGGTAA
- a CDS encoding class I SAM-dependent methyltransferase gives METTATPQFDPVKYKQTTHDQWQTAAEAWYRWSSTLNQWLGKATDKMLDMAGIGSGHRVLDIAAGAGEQSITTARRVGPSGYVLATDISSNILDYAKQMAQQAGLNNVKTQVMDGENLTLDDETFDAVISRVGLIYFPDQQRALKEMLRVLKPGGKVAAIVYSTPDKNKFFSVPVSIIRNRAKLPPPLPGQPGPFSLGAEGVLEQAFTHAGFSNVRTERIDSPLQLSSASECVKFEKESFGALHQMMSSLSDAEKASVWEEIEQELQKFETENGFEGPCEMVVAVGEKP, from the coding sequence ATGGAAACGACCGCTACCCCTCAATTTGACCCGGTTAAGTACAAACAGACTACCCACGACCAGTGGCAGACAGCCGCTGAAGCCTGGTACCGGTGGAGCTCTACGCTCAATCAATGGCTCGGCAAAGCCACCGACAAAATGCTGGATATGGCCGGTATTGGCAGCGGCCACCGGGTTCTGGATATTGCCGCTGGGGCCGGTGAACAGTCCATCACGACCGCCAGGCGAGTTGGACCTTCCGGATATGTGCTGGCAACCGATATTTCGTCCAACATTCTGGATTACGCCAAACAAATGGCGCAACAGGCCGGCCTAAACAACGTAAAAACTCAGGTAATGGATGGCGAGAATCTGACGCTTGACGATGAAACGTTCGATGCCGTGATCTCTCGGGTGGGCCTGATTTATTTCCCTGATCAGCAACGAGCGCTGAAGGAAATGCTGCGCGTTCTAAAACCAGGTGGAAAAGTGGCGGCCATAGTGTATTCAACCCCAGACAAGAACAAGTTTTTCTCGGTTCCGGTCTCTATTATCCGCAATCGGGCCAAGCTGCCTCCTCCCCTTCCGGGTCAGCCGGGACCGTTCAGTCTGGGCGCCGAAGGCGTACTCGAACAGGCGTTTACGCATGCCGGGTTCAGCAACGTCAGGACCGAGCGGATTGACTCGCCCCTGCAGCTTAGCTCCGCCAGCGAATGCGTCAAATTTGAGAAAGAATCATTTGGCGCTTTGCACCAGATGATGAGCAGCCTGTCGGACGCCGAGAAAGCGTCGGTCTGGGAGGAAATTGAGCAGGAACTTCAGAAATTTGAAACGGAAAACGGGTTCGAAGGTCCCTGCGAAATGGTCGTAGCGGTTGGCGAGAAACCTTAA
- a CDS encoding cell division protein ZapB, which produces MKKIYLLLLLSAATLELQAQGNLVITSPSSPTPGTENVIVGTTAGNNTMTGGYNVFLGNYAGYVNTSGESNVMIGRSAGRFNTQGVSNVFLGSSAGQANTTGANNVFLGRFAGGSTTTGSDNTYVGRDAGYFGTTASRNAMLGYQAGYNITASESSFLGYRAGYNTTTGTGNTFIGYQSGYLNQSGNQNTFVGYLAGYNNTGTANMFFGFRAGYSNTSGQFNTFLGVQAGQNNTTGSSNFMLGTNAGSSNTIGTGNYFLGDNAGGQNTSGGYNIYLGTNAGNGTRVNGDNNVAIGFESGRLNSGGNTNLFLGFRADAGAGSLTNATAIGPNALVNISNAVVLGDNANVGIGTSAPSNKLHIVSAAANTSGVRLQNLTSASSASVTNATKFLTVDGSGNLILGSTNGSTTREGVSEVFWQKQGPLLKAVENQSVVIGKGVSRTPTGYSLYVGQGILTEKVKVAVSSTDQWSDKVFDRNYQLRSLPEVERYIQQHQHLPGVPSAQEVVREGLDVAQMDARLLEKIEELTLHLIELQKENQRLATQASQLDTLRALLVKQQQANQELRERQQRIEDRLSQLKN; this is translated from the coding sequence ATGAAAAAGATCTACTTGCTTCTGCTTTTATCCGCAGCAACGCTTGAACTACAGGCTCAGGGCAACCTGGTTATTACGTCGCCTTCATCGCCAACGCCCGGTACTGAAAACGTTATTGTTGGAACCACCGCTGGTAACAATACCATGACGGGTGGTTATAACGTATTCTTGGGAAACTATGCCGGTTACGTAAACACAAGTGGTGAGTCTAACGTCATGATCGGTCGCTCGGCGGGCCGGTTTAATACGCAAGGTGTCAGTAATGTGTTTCTGGGTTCATCCGCCGGTCAGGCCAACACAACCGGCGCGAACAACGTGTTTTTAGGGCGGTTTGCCGGCGGCTCAACAACCACCGGCTCCGATAACACCTATGTTGGCAGAGACGCCGGTTATTTCGGCACCACAGCCTCCAGAAATGCCATGCTGGGTTATCAGGCCGGCTATAATATCACGGCCAGCGAAAGTAGTTTTCTTGGGTATCGGGCAGGCTATAATACCACAACTGGAACAGGTAACACGTTTATTGGTTATCAGAGCGGCTATTTAAATCAGAGCGGTAATCAGAACACGTTCGTGGGCTACCTGGCCGGCTACAACAATACCGGCACGGCCAATATGTTTTTCGGGTTCCGCGCGGGTTATAGCAACACCAGTGGCCAGTTCAACACCTTTCTGGGCGTTCAGGCGGGACAGAACAACACCACCGGTTCGTCGAACTTCATGCTGGGCACCAACGCCGGGTCCAGTAATACAATCGGCACAGGCAACTATTTTCTGGGCGATAATGCAGGTGGGCAAAACACCAGCGGGGGCTACAACATCTATTTAGGCACCAACGCGGGCAACGGAACACGGGTGAATGGCGACAACAATGTGGCCATTGGTTTTGAAAGCGGTCGGCTCAACAGTGGAGGAAATACCAACCTGTTTCTGGGTTTCCGGGCCGATGCCGGGGCCGGCAGCCTGACCAACGCCACGGCCATTGGTCCGAACGCCCTGGTGAATATCTCCAACGCGGTTGTGCTGGGCGACAATGCGAACGTGGGCATTGGCACCAGCGCCCCGTCTAACAAACTGCACATCGTGAGCGCAGCCGCCAATACATCCGGGGTTCGGCTGCAGAACCTGACCAGTGCCAGCTCGGCCAGTGTAACCAATGCCACCAAGTTTCTTACGGTCGATGGCTCTGGAAACCTTATCCTGGGCTCTACCAACGGTTCTACCACGCGGGAAGGTGTCAGCGAAGTCTTCTGGCAGAAGCAGGGGCCCCTACTAAAGGCCGTTGAGAATCAGAGCGTGGTTATTGGTAAAGGCGTAAGCCGCACGCCAACGGGTTATAGTCTGTATGTCGGCCAGGGCATCCTGACCGAAAAGGTGAAGGTGGCCGTCAGCAGCACCGATCAGTGGAGCGACAAGGTGTTTGACCGGAATTATCAGCTTAGAAGTCTGCCGGAGGTGGAACGCTATATCCAGCAGCATCAGCACTTGCCGGGTGTGCCTTCGGCTCAGGAAGTTGTTCGGGAAGGTCTTGACGTAGCGCAGATGGACGCCAGACTACTGGAGAAAATTGAGGAGCTAACCCTGCACCTGATTGAACTCCAGAAGGAAAATCAGCGGCTAGCTACGCAGGCTAGTCAGCTCGATACGTTACGGGCACTGCTGGTCAAACAACAGCAGGCGAATCAGGAGTTACGCGAGCGGCAGCAGCGAATTGAAGATCGTCTCAGCCAGTTGAAGAATTAA
- a CDS encoding GNAT family N-acetyltransferase, whose protein sequence is MMANDITIRLHRASDRNDILNLLRLNTPDYFSPDEEQDLLYYLDDHSDHYYVVETDNVIQGCGGFNVMVDGLTVRLSWDIIHPQSQGKGLGSALTKFRIQQIQQLVGVKTIEVRTSQFVYPFYERFGFELREIVKDYWAAGFDLYRLDRAVRSVNP, encoded by the coding sequence ATGATGGCCAACGACATAACAATCAGGCTCCACAGGGCATCTGACCGAAACGACATCCTAAATCTGTTACGGCTGAACACTCCGGATTACTTTTCGCCGGACGAAGAACAGGACCTGCTTTATTATCTGGACGATCACAGCGATCATTATTACGTAGTGGAAACTGACAACGTCATACAGGGCTGTGGCGGCTTCAACGTCATGGTCGATGGCCTTACGGTCCGGTTATCCTGGGACATTATTCATCCACAAAGCCAGGGTAAGGGGCTGGGTTCCGCCCTGACGAAATTCAGGATTCAGCAAATTCAGCAGCTTGTCGGCGTAAAGACGATTGAAGTCAGGACATCCCAGTTCGTTTATCCATTCTACGAGCGCTTTGGCTTCGAACTTCGGGAAATAGTAAAGGACTATTGGGCAGCGGGATTTGACCTCTATAGACTGGACCGCGCCGTCCGTTCCGTCAATCCTTAG
- a CDS encoding glycosyltransferase: MKFSVIIPVFNRPDELRELLLSLTQQTYSNFEVLVIEDGSILTAEQVVQDFNGQLTIRYYVKPNSGQGFTRNFGFERATGDYFVIFDSDALVPPHYFAVVNQRLETDWLDAYGGPDAAHPKFTPVQKAISYSMTSPFTTGGIRGSRKNLGGTYHPRSFNMGLSRKVWETIGGYKLSRMGEDIEFAIRIIENGFKTGLIPDAFIYHKRRTNFRQFFRQLRFFGRARINISRYYPRELKLVHLFPALFTLFVFSVPVWVLVNGTLFGLALGVLLVFSVLIFLDASRKENSLYVGLLSVAAAFVQLIGYGTGFLSEGWKRLREPKGFRETGATIEYPT, from the coding sequence ATGAAGTTTTCCGTTATCATCCCCGTTTTCAACCGCCCCGACGAACTGCGTGAACTCTTGCTTAGTCTGACTCAGCAAACGTATTCAAACTTCGAGGTGCTGGTTATCGAAGACGGCTCGATTCTTACCGCTGAGCAGGTGGTACAGGACTTCAACGGCCAGTTAACCATCCGGTATTACGTTAAGCCGAACTCCGGGCAGGGCTTCACCCGGAATTTTGGTTTTGAGCGGGCCACAGGCGATTATTTCGTGATATTCGATTCCGACGCCCTCGTTCCCCCGCATTATTTCGCCGTCGTGAATCAACGATTAGAAACGGACTGGCTGGACGCCTATGGCGGTCCGGATGCGGCTCACCCTAAGTTTACACCTGTTCAGAAAGCCATTAGTTACTCCATGACCTCGCCCTTCACGACGGGCGGTATCCGGGGCAGCAGGAAAAACCTGGGCGGTACGTATCACCCGCGCAGCTTCAACATGGGGCTGTCGCGGAAAGTCTGGGAAACAATTGGGGGCTATAAACTCAGCCGCATGGGCGAGGATATCGAGTTCGCCATCCGCATCATCGAAAACGGCTTTAAAACCGGTCTGATCCCCGATGCCTTCATTTATCACAAACGTCGAACGAACTTCAGACAATTTTTTCGGCAGTTGCGGTTCTTTGGCCGGGCGCGTATCAACATCTCGCGCTACTATCCCCGTGAGCTAAAACTTGTTCACCTGTTTCCGGCACTGTTTACACTGTTCGTGTTTTCGGTACCAGTCTGGGTACTGGTCAACGGAACTTTGTTTGGGCTGGCGCTTGGTGTTTTGCTCGTATTTTCGGTACTTATCTTTCTCGATGCATCCCGTAAAGAAAACAGCCTTTACGTAGGTTTGCTGAGCGTGGCAGCCGCCTTTGTTCAACTGATCGGTTATGGAACTGGCTTCCTGAGTGAAGGCTGGAAACGGCTCCGGGAGCCCAAAGGCTTCCGGGAAACCGGTGCAACGATTGAATATCCGACGTAA
- a CDS encoding NmrA family NAD(P)-binding protein, translating into MHSNEIRNKNQVIILAGATGELGHQIAQHLLQRGATVRALVRRGSASSQINFLCKQGASILKVDYNDVSELTQACSGGACVVSALSGLQDVLIGVQTRLLQAAVEAGVPRFIPSDYSIDYTKLPPGLNRNLDLRRAFGERLDKAPIAATSILNGMFTDLLTGQAPLVQFGLNRIIYWGNPDQPLDFTTIQDTAAFTAAAALDPATPRYLRIAGQVATIRELQQAASEATGEPFGLLRVGGLGFLKTMITVTRTLFPQPTEVFPAWQGMQYLHNMLSGQPKLEPLDNDRYPAIRWTPVRDVLATRSTETKQARVNEFTDTYSG; encoded by the coding sequence ATGCATTCAAACGAAATCAGAAATAAAAACCAGGTAATTATTCTGGCTGGCGCTACAGGCGAACTCGGCCACCAGATTGCTCAGCATCTGCTGCAACGCGGAGCTACGGTCCGGGCGCTGGTCCGACGGGGAAGCGCCAGCTCACAAATCAACTTCTTATGTAAGCAGGGCGCGTCCATCCTCAAGGTCGATTACAACGACGTTTCCGAGCTGACCCAAGCCTGCTCGGGCGGGGCCTGCGTCGTTTCGGCCTTGTCAGGACTACAGGACGTACTGATTGGCGTGCAGACGCGCCTGCTCCAGGCCGCAGTTGAAGCTGGCGTTCCCCGGTTTATTCCCTCTGATTATTCCATCGATTATACAAAGCTGCCCCCCGGCCTCAACCGCAACCTCGACCTCCGCCGGGCGTTCGGCGAGCGGCTGGACAAAGCGCCCATAGCCGCTACGTCCATCCTGAACGGTATGTTCACCGATCTGCTGACCGGGCAGGCGCCCCTGGTTCAGTTCGGACTCAACCGGATCATTTACTGGGGTAATCCCGATCAGCCCCTGGACTTTACAACGATTCAGGATACAGCCGCCTTTACGGCTGCTGCCGCTCTCGATCCAGCCACCCCCCGATATCTTCGTATCGCGGGTCAGGTGGCTACCATTCGGGAGTTACAGCAGGCCGCCAGTGAGGCAACCGGAGAGCCGTTTGGCCTGTTACGAGTCGGTGGGCTGGGCTTTCTTAAAACCATGATTACCGTAACCCGGACGTTGTTTCCGCAACCGACCGAAGTGTTTCCGGCCTGGCAGGGGATGCAGTACCTACACAATATGCTTTCCGGTCAACCTAAATTAGAGCCGCTTGACAATGACCGGTACCCCGCTATCCGATGGACACCTGTGCGGGACGTGCTGGCAACGCGCTCAACCGAAACGAAGCAGGCACGTGTAAACGAATTTACAGACACCTATTCCGGTTAG
- a CDS encoding DUF1572 family protein, with product MLIKTLQSLFTRDLTRLRNEIELYKQAENIWETEGDIANSAGNLCLHLVGNLNTYIGQEIGKTGYIRNRESEFSLKNVSRTELLHKIDQTILVVNQSLDKLNETDLPTEYPILVFEEVTSFEYLLVHLATHLTYHLGQINYHRRFIDR from the coding sequence ATGTTGATCAAAACCTTGCAGTCATTATTCACGCGAGATTTGACCAGGCTACGTAACGAAATCGAGTTATACAAACAGGCGGAAAACATTTGGGAAACGGAAGGCGACATTGCTAACTCTGCCGGTAACCTTTGTCTGCATCTGGTTGGTAACCTGAATACGTATATCGGACAGGAAATTGGCAAGACGGGTTATATAAGAAATAGGGAATCGGAGTTTTCATTAAAAAATGTCTCCCGAACCGAATTGCTCCATAAAATTGACCAGACAATTCTGGTCGTCAATCAATCGCTTGATAAACTGAACGAAACTGATTTACCGACTGAATATCCTATTCTGGTGTTTGAAGAAGTAACCTCTTTCGAATATTTGTTGGTGCATCTGGCTACTCACTTAACCTACCACTTAGGCCAAATCAATTACCACAGACGATTTATTGATAGATAA